From Tepidisphaeraceae bacterium, a single genomic window includes:
- the cmk gene encoding (d)CMP kinase: MIITIDGPAGTGKSTVAQAVARDLGFDFLDTGAMYRAIGLAALRREVSLDDPRELTFVARHARIRFDFSTQPPAVTLNDEPVGHLLRGGEATRAASYVAVVPAIREMLVEQQRQIGREHANLVTEGRDQGSVVFPHAELKFYLDATPEERANRRVAQLRSRGEIVDYLEILNGIVARDRRDASRSVGPLAIPVDAQTIDTTSITQQAVIDQIADRARQMMAAAGAGK; encoded by the coding sequence ATGATCATCACAATCGACGGGCCTGCAGGAACGGGGAAATCGACGGTCGCGCAGGCGGTCGCGCGCGACCTTGGCTTTGATTTTCTCGATACCGGCGCCATGTACCGCGCGATCGGCCTGGCGGCACTGCGGCGGGAGGTGTCGCTGGACGACCCGCGCGAACTCACCTTCGTCGCGAGGCACGCCCGAATCCGTTTTGACTTCTCTACTCAGCCGCCGGCCGTCACGTTGAATGATGAGCCCGTCGGCCACCTGTTGCGCGGTGGTGAGGCGACGCGGGCGGCCTCGTACGTCGCGGTGGTGCCGGCGATCCGGGAGATGCTCGTCGAGCAGCAGCGCCAGATCGGCCGCGAGCACGCCAACCTCGTCACCGAGGGCCGCGACCAGGGTAGCGTCGTCTTCCCGCATGCGGAGCTGAAGTTTTACCTCGACGCCACCCCGGAAGAGCGCGCCAACCGCCGGGTGGCGCAGTTGCGGTCGCGCGGGGAGATCGTGGATTACCTGGAGATTTTGAACGGCATCGTGGCGCGCGACCGCCGCGATGCGTCGCGCAGCGTGGGGCCGCTGGCGATCCCGGTCGATGCGCAGACGATCGACACGACGTCCATCACCCAGCAGGCCGTCATCGACCAGATCGCCGACCGCGCCCGGCAGATGATGGCAGCGGCGGGGGCGGGCAAGTGA
- a CDS encoding LysM peptidoglycan-binding domain-containing protein, whose translation MLRKDVKVGLASGAVLLAVVIVYVSSINNPPTATKPVTTLDGRPPAPIDISTERAGGVRETRIVIGQNEDGRSAGVPTAVAAAPTEPDWSKLLEGGAPPALMTRTNGTTANQAATEQPPAGQPVDMFAESTPIGTEVSSTSTPDTGAATVSPVIMQETPTLSATATTPSATAAMALPPSPTVTRSAAPAGPREYTVKAGDSYYTIAREVYGDSHFYPHIQRANPDLVPTKIRAGMKINLPDPTTVKPNLNASLVNTATTGDVTSNRNASNRKTVVGPNEYRVQNDENLYRIAVKLYGTPKKMDEIYELNKAKIGNDPSKLKVGAVLKLPPGAKVSN comes from the coding sequence ATGTTGCGCAAGGATGTGAAGGTCGGGTTGGCCAGCGGTGCTGTATTGCTGGCCGTCGTCATCGTCTACGTTTCCTCCATTAACAATCCACCGACGGCCACCAAACCGGTGACAACGCTGGACGGACGCCCGCCCGCTCCGATCGACATTTCGACGGAACGCGCCGGCGGCGTGCGCGAAACGCGCATCGTGATCGGCCAGAATGAGGACGGCCGGTCAGCCGGGGTGCCAACCGCGGTCGCGGCGGCGCCGACGGAGCCGGACTGGTCCAAGCTGCTCGAGGGCGGCGCGCCCCCGGCACTGATGACGCGCACGAACGGCACGACGGCCAATCAAGCTGCCACCGAACAACCGCCGGCCGGGCAGCCGGTCGACATGTTCGCCGAATCGACGCCGATCGGTACCGAAGTTTCATCCACCAGCACCCCTGACACGGGCGCGGCGACGGTGAGCCCGGTGATCATGCAGGAGACGCCGACCCTGAGCGCCACTGCTACCACGCCGTCTGCGACCGCCGCCATGGCGCTGCCACCGTCACCCACCGTCACCCGTTCGGCCGCGCCGGCGGGGCCGCGTGAGTACACGGTGAAGGCCGGTGACTCGTACTACACGATCGCCCGCGAGGTGTACGGCGACTCGCACTTCTACCCGCACATCCAGCGGGCCAACCCTGACCTGGTGCCGACCAAGATTCGCGCAGGAATGAAGATCAACCTGCCCGATCCCACGACGGTCAAGCCGAACCTCAACGCCAGCCTCGTGAACACCGCCACCACCGGCGACGTCACCAGCAACCGGAACGCGAGCAACCGAAAGACCGTCGTCGGCCCGAACGAGTACCGCGTGCAGAACGACGAAAACCTGTACCGCATCGCGGTGAAGCTCTACGGCACGCCGAAGAAGATGGACGAGATCTACGAACTGAACAAGGCCAAGATCGGCAACGACCCCTCGAAGCTAAAGGTCGGCGCCGTTCTGAAGCTGCCGCCGGGGGCGAAGGTTTCGAACTAA
- the secD gene encoding protein translocase subunit SecD produces MTYNHSGRLTLIAIVLVVALIMIFPNPAALLRSDVPLGEKINLKPGIDMVGGTSLTYEIKQPEGGYQGEVTLAESVASALKKRVDPEGVRNIVWRPQGNTQLEIQLPRSTDNADARKLRDAYIAAQQKLEADTVRQAEVVRVIEQLKGDERAPRLNELAANNPARQDLFARLVAAYDALQAARERRDADAEAVAAIEYDNLKGQIDATNVGVARLETILSLPAAERETQLAALKVGMPANRLATVDEFVAAYDAFAKVKDTIDDAASLKRLLRGSGMLAFYILADENEPGFGTMVQRLQTQGPDVQAGDTMRWFEIDQPDDFEGYPKFEYGGKWYALAWITPERSMVNPPGQRLWSLEKATPENDPNGGRAVGFQFDPMGATLFGQLTGGNLRRPLAVTLDQKIISAANINSQITRNGIITRGDGYTNAEFAYLLNTLNAGSLPATLADEPIREQTVGPQLGADNLKRGLAACVVGLFVVGLFLCGYYYLAGLVAAIAVLLNVFLILATMAALDATFTLPGIAGIVLTIGAAVDANVLIFERLREEQQRGIGIKAALRNAYDRAASAIIDSNATTLITAAVLVWLGTEEVKGFGVTLLIGLIWSLFTSLYVTRTVLELLVDKFGVTKFGSVPLSVPWWDRALKPDIDWMSKAWMFMAFSALFIVLGVTGFMVKLYQGQLLDVEFTKGTSVQFELKREMNIERVRERIAATNLPSPSVVAVGTEGTTYEVVTPEENSTLVTHAILAAMADGDANESLLDVETPSEYAGFDDTFDAALNNVILPIGDEPITVQGFTPAQLADYRNGAAIVLKDLNPRRTPTEIADRIRRQQLQPQAGTPVPSHIDFVVESPAGPNDVTDLAVILVAPGSVPYDKDAQQWAAQLAAPMWKLIGDAINTPAPLQSVRSIDPSVASDTKELAMAALVLSVLVIMVYVWLRFGNLKYGTATVLAMTHDTLLAVGAVGIAHYMVQWTPWLASALLVEPFRMNLTMVAGILTVMSYSMIDTIVVFDRIRENRGKLGHVSRRVVNNSINQTLSRTLLTVGTTVATLLGMYIFGGPGIHGFTFVLLIGILVGTYSSIAIAAPFLLIGGDRETAGAGNNPAVGQLQRA; encoded by the coding sequence ATGACATACAACCATTCCGGTCGCCTGACGCTGATCGCCATCGTGCTGGTGGTCGCGCTGATCATGATCTTCCCGAACCCCGCGGCGTTGCTGCGGTCGGACGTGCCGTTGGGCGAAAAGATCAACCTGAAGCCGGGCATCGACATGGTGGGCGGCACCAGCCTCACCTACGAGATCAAGCAGCCCGAGGGGGGATATCAGGGCGAGGTGACGCTGGCCGAGTCGGTCGCGTCGGCGCTGAAGAAGCGCGTGGACCCGGAGGGCGTTCGCAACATCGTATGGCGCCCACAGGGCAACACGCAGTTGGAGATCCAGCTGCCGCGCAGCACCGATAATGCCGATGCGCGCAAGCTGCGCGACGCCTACATCGCCGCCCAGCAGAAGTTGGAAGCTGACACCGTCCGTCAGGCGGAAGTGGTGCGCGTGATCGAGCAACTTAAGGGTGACGAGCGCGCGCCGCGCCTGAACGAGCTGGCCGCGAACAACCCGGCGAGGCAGGACCTGTTCGCCAGGCTCGTGGCCGCCTACGACGCGCTGCAGGCCGCCCGCGAGCGCCGCGACGCCGACGCCGAGGCCGTTGCCGCCATCGAGTATGACAACCTGAAGGGGCAGATCGACGCGACCAACGTCGGCGTGGCTCGGTTGGAGACGATCCTCTCCCTGCCGGCCGCTGAACGTGAGACGCAGCTCGCCGCGCTGAAGGTCGGCATGCCCGCGAACCGGCTGGCGACGGTCGACGAGTTCGTGGCGGCGTATGACGCGTTCGCGAAGGTGAAGGACACGATCGACGATGCGGCGTCGCTAAAACGCCTGTTGCGCGGTTCGGGCATGCTCGCGTTCTACATCCTGGCCGACGAGAACGAACCGGGCTTTGGCACCATGGTGCAACGTCTTCAGACGCAGGGGCCGGACGTGCAGGCCGGCGACACGATGCGCTGGTTCGAGATCGACCAGCCCGACGACTTCGAGGGCTATCCCAAGTTCGAGTACGGCGGCAAGTGGTACGCGCTGGCGTGGATCACGCCCGAGCGATCGATGGTCAACCCGCCTGGCCAGCGCCTCTGGAGCTTGGAAAAGGCGACCCCCGAGAACGACCCGAACGGTGGCCGGGCGGTTGGTTTCCAGTTCGACCCGATGGGCGCGACGCTGTTTGGCCAGCTGACCGGTGGCAATTTGCGCCGTCCACTGGCGGTGACGCTGGACCAGAAGATCATCAGCGCCGCCAACATTAACAGCCAGATCACGCGCAACGGCATCATCACGCGTGGCGACGGTTACACGAACGCCGAGTTCGCGTACCTGCTGAACACGCTGAACGCCGGTTCGCTTCCCGCGACGCTCGCCGACGAACCGATCCGCGAGCAGACCGTCGGCCCGCAGTTGGGCGCCGACAACCTGAAGCGTGGCCTGGCGGCGTGCGTGGTCGGTTTGTTCGTCGTGGGCCTGTTCCTATGCGGCTACTACTACCTCGCCGGCCTCGTGGCGGCGATCGCGGTGCTGCTGAACGTCTTCCTGATCCTGGCCACCATGGCCGCGCTCGACGCGACCTTCACGCTGCCCGGCATCGCCGGCATCGTGCTGACGATCGGCGCCGCGGTCGACGCCAACGTGCTGATCTTCGAGCGCCTGCGCGAAGAGCAGCAGCGCGGCATCGGCATCAAGGCGGCGCTGCGCAACGCCTACGACCGCGCCGCCAGCGCCATCATCGACAGCAACGCGACCACGCTCATCACGGCTGCGGTGCTGGTGTGGCTGGGCACGGAAGAAGTAAAGGGCTTCGGCGTTACGCTGTTGATCGGTTTGATCTGGAGCCTGTTCACCTCGCTTTACGTGACGCGCACCGTGCTCGAGCTGTTGGTCGACAAGTTCGGCGTGACGAAGTTCGGCAGCGTGCCGTTGTCGGTGCCGTGGTGGGATCGTGCGCTGAAGCCGGACATCGACTGGATGAGCAAGGCGTGGATGTTCATGGCGTTCAGCGCGCTGTTCATCGTGCTGGGCGTGACCGGCTTTATGGTGAAGCTGTACCAGGGGCAACTGCTGGACGTCGAGTTCACCAAGGGCACCAGCGTGCAGTTCGAGCTGAAGCGCGAGATGAACATCGAGCGCGTGCGCGAGCGGATCGCTGCGACCAACCTGCCGTCGCCAAGCGTGGTGGCCGTGGGGACCGAGGGCACGACGTACGAGGTGGTGACGCCCGAGGAGAACTCGACGCTGGTCACGCACGCGATCCTGGCCGCCATGGCCGACGGCGACGCGAACGAGTCGCTGCTGGACGTGGAGACGCCATCGGAGTACGCGGGCTTCGACGACACGTTCGACGCCGCGCTGAACAACGTGATCCTGCCGATCGGTGACGAGCCGATCACCGTGCAGGGCTTCACGCCGGCGCAGTTGGCCGACTACCGTAATGGGGCGGCGATCGTGCTGAAGGACCTGAACCCCCGTCGCACGCCGACCGAGATCGCCGACCGCATCCGCCGGCAGCAACTGCAACCGCAGGCGGGCACGCCGGTGCCGAGCCACATCGACTTCGTCGTCGAATCACCGGCCGGCCCCAACGACGTGACGGACCTGGCGGTCATCCTGGTGGCGCCGGGCAGCGTGCCGTACGACAAGGACGCCCAGCAGTGGGCCGCGCAGCTGGCGGCGCCGATGTGGAAACTCATCGGCGACGCGATCAACACGCCCGCGCCGTTGCAGAGCGTGCGCAGCATCGACCCGAGCGTCGCGAGCGACACGAAGGAACTGGCGATGGCGGCGCTGGTGCTGTCGGTGCTGGTGATCATGGTCTACGTCTGGCTGCGCTTCGGCAACCTGAAGTACGGCACCGCGACGGTGCTGGCGATGACGCACGACACGCTGCTGGCGGTGGGCGCGGTCGGCATCGCGCACTACATGGTCCAATGGACGCCGTGGCTGGCCAGCGCGCTGCTGGTCGAACCGTTCCGCATGAACCTGACGATGGTCGCCGGCATCCTGACGGTGATGAGCTACTCGATGATCGACACGATCGTCGTGTTCGACCGCATCCGCGAGAACCGCGGCAAGCTGGGACACGTGTCGCGGCGCGTGGTGAACAATTCGATCAACCAGACGCTGTCGCGCACGCTGCTGACCGTAGGCACGACTGTCGCGACGCTGCTGGGCATGTACATCTTCGGCGGGCCCGGGATTCACGGCTTTACTTTCGTATTGCTGATTGGCATATTGGTCGGGACGTACTCGTCCATTGCGATCGCCGCGCCGTTCCTCTTGATCGGTGGCGATCGTGAGACGGCCGGCGCGGGAAACAATCCCGCAGTGGGGCAGCTTCAACGGGCATAG
- the yajC gene encoding preprotein translocase subunit YajC has translation MNALVFIAQATAPSTTQPVPWWVPIFGNSMFPLILGIIVLYFFVFRTKRRQDQQKKDLLNKLTKGQRVQTIGGIIATVVEARDDEVLLKVDETSNTKMRFTRNAIHRVLDDKSDAK, from the coding sequence TTGAACGCCCTCGTCTTCATCGCACAAGCTACCGCCCCCTCGACCACGCAGCCGGTCCCCTGGTGGGTGCCGATTTTCGGCAACTCGATGTTCCCGTTGATCCTGGGCATCATCGTGCTCTACTTCTTCGTGTTCCGCACGAAGCGCAGGCAGGACCAGCAGAAGAAGGACCTGCTGAATAAACTGACCAAGGGGCAGCGCGTGCAGACGATCGGCGGCATTATCGCCACCGTCGTGGAAGCGCGCGACGACGAGGTGCTGCTGAAGGTCGACGAGACCAGCAACACGAAGATGCGCTTCACCCGCAACGCGATCCATCGCGTGCTCGATGACAAGTCCGACGCCAAGTAA